The following are encoded in a window of Telmatobacter sp. DSM 110680 genomic DNA:
- the uvrA gene encoding excinuclease ABC subunit UvrA: protein MTSSNDAIVIRGARTHNLKNISCEIPHGKLTVVSGVSGSGKSSLAFDTIYAEGQRRYVESLSAYARQFLERIEKPDVDEIDGLAPAIAIKQKNTTRNPRSTVATATEIYDYLRLLYARAGEVHCIYCDGLVKRDSMDEVAEGILALGEGTRLNALFPVRHEMPSPEPAKTTKRAAKSAAKASGNAAEKTAVLQPMSEGLKARLVELRGSGFNRLYQNSQIFEFSTPESLLEVDFTAPLFVLLDRIVVSAENRARIVDAAEIAYRESGEVIFEEVPRDEGAVRKRHRFSGEYECKSCHRPGKEPEPRLFSFNNPFGACPRCQGFGNTVDYDLNLVIPDKGLSLNDGAIDPWNRPKYRTWFTDLKKQASALGVPMDVPWREMREAAREIVLRGNGKFEGIHGFFAQMERKKYKLHVRVMLSKYRGYAECPECRGQRLRAEARAVRINGLNICQAAALTIAKAKEFFGSLKLSPMQEEIAGPILEEVQQRLSFLDAVGLEYLTLDRLASTLSGGEAQRIQLATSLGSQLVGTLYVLDEPSIGLHTRDTARLIRILEKLRDLGNTIVVVEHDADVLRAADHLLDLGPGAGEFGGRLLAEGVLAEIEANPNSLTGKYLSGKISIPVPTRRRAPGREKLVLKGAEANNLHGLNVEIPLGMLVAITGVSGSGKSTLVHQVLYRAVAHALGQTDGGDPSAVFKSLTGVERLNDVILVDQTPIGRTPRSNPITYIKGFDLVRELFASQPDAKRLSLTPGHFSFNVPGGRCNTCEGDGTVTVEMQFLADVELPCEDCNGTRYQAKILDVRYKGKNIHEVLQMTVKEALRFFTGQTRLLEKLAVLDEIGLGYLRLGQSATTLSGGEAQRVKLAAHLSQVRAANANAKPSQASRVLYILDEPTTGLHFDDVSKLLTAFRKLIDGGGSLIVIEHNLDVIKSADWVIDLGPEGGEGGGHIVAQGTPEEVAGNLHSHTGQWLAKVL from the coding sequence TTGACTTCATCGAACGACGCGATCGTCATCCGCGGCGCGCGGACACACAATCTAAAAAACATCTCCTGCGAGATTCCTCACGGTAAGCTGACGGTCGTTAGCGGCGTTTCGGGCTCGGGCAAGAGCTCGCTTGCCTTTGACACCATCTATGCCGAAGGACAGCGGCGTTATGTCGAATCCCTGTCGGCGTATGCCCGTCAGTTTCTTGAGCGCATTGAAAAGCCCGACGTGGACGAGATCGACGGGCTGGCTCCCGCAATTGCGATCAAGCAGAAGAACACCACGAGGAATCCGCGCTCGACGGTGGCCACGGCAACCGAGATCTACGACTACCTGCGGCTGCTGTACGCCCGCGCCGGAGAAGTGCACTGCATTTACTGCGACGGCCTCGTAAAGCGCGACTCCATGGATGAGGTTGCAGAGGGGATTCTGGCGCTAGGCGAAGGTACTCGGCTCAACGCATTGTTTCCAGTGCGCCACGAGATGCCTTCGCCAGAGCCAGCAAAGACGACGAAGCGCGCCGCAAAGTCAGCCGCCAAGGCAAGTGGAAACGCGGCAGAGAAGACGGCAGTACTGCAGCCGATGAGCGAAGGTCTGAAAGCGCGGCTAGTGGAACTGCGCGGATCTGGCTTTAACCGCCTGTACCAGAACAGTCAGATTTTCGAGTTCTCCACACCCGAATCGCTGCTGGAAGTTGATTTCACGGCGCCGCTGTTCGTTCTCCTGGACCGGATTGTAGTCAGCGCGGAAAATCGCGCGCGCATCGTAGACGCTGCGGAGATTGCCTACAGAGAAAGTGGCGAGGTTATCTTCGAAGAAGTTCCACGCGATGAAGGGGCGGTGCGCAAGCGTCACAGATTTTCGGGCGAGTACGAGTGCAAAAGCTGTCATCGTCCCGGAAAAGAACCTGAACCGCGCCTCTTCAGCTTCAACAATCCCTTTGGTGCCTGCCCGCGCTGCCAGGGATTCGGGAACACCGTTGATTACGATTTGAACCTCGTCATTCCAGACAAGGGCCTGAGCCTGAATGATGGCGCGATCGATCCGTGGAACCGACCGAAGTACCGGACATGGTTTACCGATCTCAAGAAGCAGGCAAGCGCGCTGGGCGTTCCCATGGACGTGCCGTGGCGTGAGATGCGCGAAGCAGCACGCGAGATTGTTCTAAGGGGAAACGGAAAGTTCGAGGGCATTCACGGATTCTTCGCGCAGATGGAGCGCAAGAAGTACAAGCTTCACGTGCGCGTGATGCTGAGCAAGTATCGTGGATACGCGGAATGTCCGGAATGCCGGGGACAGCGGCTGCGTGCGGAGGCTCGTGCCGTACGAATTAACGGATTGAATATCTGCCAGGCGGCAGCGCTGACCATCGCGAAAGCCAAGGAGTTTTTTGGATCGCTGAAATTGTCGCCGATGCAGGAGGAGATCGCCGGGCCAATTCTGGAAGAGGTGCAGCAGCGGCTAAGTTTTCTCGATGCAGTGGGATTGGAATATCTGACGCTGGATCGTTTGGCATCGACCTTATCCGGCGGCGAAGCGCAACGAATTCAACTCGCGACCTCGCTAGGCTCGCAACTCGTCGGAACCCTGTACGTATTGGATGAGCCGTCTATTGGATTGCACACGCGGGATACGGCGCGGTTAATCCGGATTCTCGAAAAACTGCGCGACCTCGGTAATACCATCGTAGTCGTCGAACACGATGCAGACGTCCTTCGCGCGGCAGATCATCTGCTTGACCTGGGACCGGGCGCCGGTGAGTTTGGCGGCAGGCTGCTTGCTGAAGGCGTGCTCGCGGAGATTGAAGCGAATCCAAATTCGCTGACAGGGAAGTACCTCTCCGGAAAGATTTCGATACCGGTGCCAACACGACGCCGCGCTCCGGGACGCGAAAAACTGGTGCTGAAAGGAGCCGAAGCCAACAATCTGCACGGGCTGAATGTGGAGATTCCGCTCGGAATGCTAGTCGCTATTACCGGTGTCTCGGGCTCGGGCAAGTCGACTCTGGTGCACCAGGTTCTGTATCGCGCCGTGGCGCATGCGCTGGGGCAGACCGACGGTGGCGATCCTTCGGCAGTGTTCAAGTCGTTGACGGGCGTGGAGCGGCTGAACGATGTGATTCTCGTCGACCAAACGCCGATTGGAAGGACGCCGCGTTCCAATCCGATCACTTACATCAAGGGCTTCGACCTTGTCCGCGAACTCTTTGCATCGCAGCCGGATGCCAAGCGGCTTTCATTGACACCAGGACACTTCTCATTCAATGTACCCGGTGGACGCTGCAATACCTGCGAAGGCGATGGCACAGTGACGGTGGAGATGCAGTTTCTCGCCGACGTGGAACTGCCATGCGAAGACTGCAACGGCACGCGCTATCAGGCCAAAATTCTCGATGTGCGCTACAAGGGCAAAAATATCCACGAAGTTTTGCAGATGACGGTGAAGGAGGCGCTGCGATTCTTCACGGGACAGACGCGCCTGCTCGAGAAGCTTGCGGTGCTCGATGAGATTGGCCTCGGCTATCTGCGCCTCGGTCAGTCGGCTACCACACTCTCAGGCGGCGAAGCGCAACGCGTAAAGCTGGCAGCACATCTTTCGCAGGTGCGCGCCGCCAATGCGAATGCCAAGCCATCCCAGGCCAGCCGTGTGCTCTACATCCTCGACGAGCCGACGACTGGATTGCACTTCGATGATGTATCCAAATTGTTGACGGCGTTCCGCAAGCTGATTGATGGCGGCGGATCACTGATCGTGATCGAGCACAATCTTGATGTGATCAAAAGCGCAGACTGGGTGATTGACCTTGGACCGGAAGGCGGCGAGGGTGGCGGACACATCGTAGCCCAAGGAACACCGGAAGAAGTCGCCGGCAATCTGCATTCGCATACGGGCCAATGGCTGGCGAA